The Gallus gallus isolate bGalGal1 chromosome 3, bGalGal1.mat.broiler.GRCg7b, whole genome shotgun sequence genome window below encodes:
- the GSTA3 gene encoding glutathione S-transferase: MSGKPVLHYANTRGRMESVRWLLAAAGVEFEEKFLEKKEDLQKLKSDGSLLFQQVPMVEIDGMKMVQTRAILNYIAGKYNLYGKDLKERALIDMYVEGLADLYELIMMNVVQPADKKEEHLANALDKAANRYFPVFEKVLKDHGHDFLVGNKLSRADVHLLETILAVEESKPDALAKFPLLQSFKARTSNIPNIKKFLQPGSQRKPRLEEKDIPRLMAIFH; this comes from the exons ATGTCTGGGAAGCCAGTTCTGCACTATGCCAACACACGAGGCCGAATGGAATCAGTACGCTGGCTGCTAGCGGCTGCTGGAGTTGAG tttgaagaaaaatttctggaaaaaaaggaagatctCCAAAAGTTAAAGTCAG ATGGATCCCTGCTGTTCCAGCAAGTGCCCATGGTGGAGATTGATGGGATGAAGATGGTGCAGACCAGAGCCATCCTCAACTACATAGCAGGGAAATACAATCTCTACGGGAAGGATCTGAAGGAGAGAGCCCT AATTGACATGTATGTGGAAGGACTGGCAGATCTGTACGAGTTAATCATGATGAACGTCGTCCAACCAGCAGATAAAAAGGAGGAACATCTTGCTAATGCTTTGGATAAGGCCGCAAACAGATATTTCCCAGTCTTTGAGAAG gTTTTGAAGGACCACGGACATGACTTTCTTGTTGGCAAcaagctgagcagagcagacgTGCATTTACTGGAAACCATTTTAGCGGTGGAAGAGTCGAAGCCTGATGCACTTGCAAAATTTCCCCTCTTGCAG AGTTTTAAAGCAAGAACAAGCAATATCCCCAACATCAAGAAattcctgcagcctggcagccaAAGGAAACCACGCCTAGAGGAAAAAGATATACCAAGACTGATGGCAATTTTCCACTGA
- the LOC396380 gene encoding glutathione S-transferase 3 (The RefSeq protein has 1 substitution compared to this genomic sequence), whose protein sequence is MAAKPVLYYFNGRGKMESIRWLLAAAGVEFEEVFLETREQYEKLLQSGILMFQQVPMVEIDGMKLVQTRAILNYIAGKYNLYGKDLKERALIDMYVGGTDDLMGFLLSFPFLSAEDKVKQCAFVVEKATSRYFPAYEKVLKDHGQDFLVGNRLSWADIHLLEAILMVEEKKSDALSGFPLLQAFKKRISSIPTIKKFLAPGSKRKPISDDKYVETVRRVLRMYYDVKPH, encoded by the exons ATGGCTGCAAAACCTGTACTCTACTACTTCAATGGAAGAGGCAAAATGGAGTCGATCcgctggctgctggctgcagctggggttGAG tttgaagAGGTGTTTTTGGAAACACGAGAGCAGTATGAGAAGCTCCTGCAAA gTGGAATCCTCATGTTCCAGCAAGTGCCCATGGTGGAGATCGACGGGATGAAGTTGGTGCAGACCAGAGCCATCCTCAACTACATAGCAGGGAAATACAATCTCTATGGGAAAGACCTGAAGGAGAGAGCCCT gattGACATGTATGTTGGGGGAACAGATGACCTTATGGGCTTCTTGTTGAGTTTCCCGTTCTTGTCAGCTGAGGATAAGGTGAAACAATGTGCCTTTGTAGTTGAGAAGGCTACAAGCAGGTACTTCCCAGCATATGAAAAG GTTTTGAAAGACCATGGCCAGGACTTTCTTGTTGGCAACCGTCTCAGCTGGGCAGATATTCATCTTCTTGAAGCCATTTTAATGCTAGAAGAGAAGAAGTCAGACGCTCTCTCGGGATTTCCTCTGTTACAG gcatttaaaaaaaggatAAGCAGCATCCCCACAATCAAGAAGTTCCTGGCGCCTGGAAGCAAGAGAAAGCCTATTTCTGATGATAAATACGTGGAGACTGTGAGGAGGGTTCTCCGTATGTATTACGATGTAAAACCACATTAG
- the GSTA4 gene encoding glutathione S-transferase alpha 4 isoform X1: protein MSGKPRLTYVNGRGRMESIRWLLSAAGVEFEEIFLETREQLLKLCQDGSLLFHQLPLVEIDGMKLVQCRAILSYIAGKYNLYGKDLKERALIDMYVEGISDLMQLILVFPFSPPEAKEKNLATIAEKATERYFPVFEKVLKQHGQDFLVGNRFSWADVQLMEAILAVEEKVPSVLSGFPQLQAFKTKMSNMPTIKKFLQPGSPRKPPPDEHYVATVKKIFKLN from the exons ATGTCGGGGAAGCCCAGGCTCACCTATGTCAATGGGAGAGGGCGAATGGAGTCCATCCGatggctgctgtctgcagctggaGTGGAG tttgaagaaatttttctgGAAACAAGAGAGCAGTTATTGAAGTTATGCCAAG ATGGATCCCTGCTGTTCCATCAACTGCCACTGGTTGAGATCGACGGGATGAAGTTGGTGCAGTGCAGAGCCATCCTCAGCTACATCGCAGGGAAATACAATCTCTATGGGAAAGACCTGAAGGAGAGAGCCCT GATCGACATGTATGTGGAAGGAATATCAGACCTGATGCAATTGATTTTGgtgtttcctttctctccacctgaggcaaaggagaaaaatcttgCCACAATTGCAGAGAAGGCAACAGAGAGGTACTTCCCTGTCTTTGAAAAG GTTTTGAAACAGCATGGCCAAGACTTTCTTGTGGGAAACCGATTCAGCTGGGCAGATGTTCAGCTCATGGAAGCCATTTTAGCAGTGGAGGAGAAAGTGccttctgtgctttctgggTTTCCTCAGCTGCAG gcttttaaaaccaaaatgagCAACATGCCTACAATTAAGAAGttcctgcagcctggcagcccAAGGAAGCCCCCACCAGATGAACATTATGTAgcaactgtgaagaaaatttttAAGCTAAACTGA
- the LOC396380 gene encoding glutathione S-transferase 3 isoform X1 has product MAAKPVLYYFNGRGKMESIRWLLAAAGVEFEEVFLETREQYEKLLQSGILMFQQVPMVEIDGMKLVQTRAILNYIAGKYNLYGKDLKERALIDMYVGGTDDLMGFLLSFPFLSAEDKVKQCAFVVEKATSRYFPAYEKVLKDHGQDFLVGNRLSWADIHLLEAILMLEEKKSDALSGFPLLQAFKKRISSIPTIKKFLAPGSKRKPISDDKYVETVRRVLRMYYDVKPH; this is encoded by the exons ATGGCTGCAAAACCTGTACTCTACTACTTCAATGGAAGAGGCAAAATGGAGTCGATCcgctggctgctggctgcagctggggttGAG tttgaagAGGTGTTTTTGGAAACACGAGAGCAGTATGAGAAGCTCCTGCAAA gTGGAATCCTCATGTTCCAGCAAGTGCCCATGGTGGAGATCGACGGGATGAAGTTGGTGCAGACCAGAGCCATCCTCAACTACATAGCAGGGAAATACAATCTCTATGGGAAAGACCTGAAGGAGAGAGCCCT gattGACATGTATGTTGGGGGAACAGATGACCTTATGGGCTTCTTGTTGAGTTTCCCGTTCTTGTCAGCTGAGGATAAGGTGAAACAATGTGCCTTTGTAGTTGAGAAGGCTACAAGCAGGTACTTCCCAGCATATGAAAAG GTTTTGAAAGACCATGGCCAGGACTTTCTTGTTGGCAACCGTCTCAGCTGGGCAGATATTCATCTTCTTGAAGCCATTTTAATGCTAGAAGAGAAGAAGTCAGACGCTCTCTCGGGATTTCCTCTGTTACAG gcatttaaaaaaaggatAAGCAGCATCCCCACAATCAAGAAGTTCCTGGCGCCTGGAAGCAAGAGAAAGCCTATTTCTGATGATAAATACGTGGAGACTGTGAGGAGGGTTCTCCGTATGTATTACGATGTAAAACCACATTAG
- the LOC121113147 gene encoding uncharacterized protein LOC121113147 → MSQPDRPHIQSYELPQVLYNGQQLSVLKVTVTCGGSERSSKWAAEASLSAASGLNAFALKHSAHVNALSRSAFLPAGLARYAKQSLPTGGLRGAAPAALPWGRHWEGSERSSRALRDTEPPAAGALPPRSALRSRRLLGSDPG, encoded by the coding sequence ATGTCGCAGCCAGATCGCCCTCACATCCAAAGCTACGAGCTGCCCCAAGTGCTATATAACGGCCAACAGCTCAGTGTCCTCAAGGTCACGGTGACTTGCGGTGGGTCTGAACGTTCCAGTAAATGGGCGGCAGAGGCATCTCTCAGCGCTGCTTCAGGTCTGAATGCTTTTGCTCTAAAACACTCGGCGCACGTTAACGCTCTTTCTCGCTCCGCTTTCCTCCCAGCAGGCCTTGCGCGTTATGCAAAGCAGAGCCTTCCCACTGGCGGGCTGCGGGGAGCTGCGCCGGCCGCCCTGCCTTGGGGGCGGCACTGGGAGGGCTCGGAGCGCTCGTCCCGCGCTCTGCGTGACACTGAGCCTCCCGCGGCCGGAGCTCTCCCGCCTCGCTCTGCGCTCCGAAGCCGCCGGCTCCTGGGCAGCGACCCCGGCTGA